The Acanthochromis polyacanthus isolate Apoly-LR-REF ecotype Palm Island chromosome 2, KAUST_Apoly_ChrSc, whole genome shotgun sequence genome contains a region encoding:
- the LOC110952403 gene encoding apoptosis regulator BAX-like, which yields MASEGNGMSDERIGTALIKHVIEEELKDVPSEEFPPLTPLAVQLNNEQEEKVVNQLSKMIRIIGDSVKGNEEFQDAIDGMARDPGSKWDKFKKVTDKVFEYGISWENIAVLFYVAGKLALKMVEAHLPQSVRDVLMWTVDFFRNNLLGWIRDHGGWINSFSDLAVASVHQVSSFSSRSYGRFTIFISGLVLGSFITWRLTKSL from the exons CGTTATagaggaggagctgaaggaTGTCCCCTCAGAGGAATTCCCTCCTCTCACCCCGCTGGCTGTGCAGCTGAACAACGAGCAGGAGGAGAAGGTGGTGAACCAGCTGAGCAAAATGATCCGGATTATTGGAGACTCAGTGAAGGGCAACGAGGAGTTCCAAGA TGCGATAGATGGGATGGCCCGTGACCCCGGCTCCAAGTGGGACAAATTCAAGAAGGTTACAGACAAAGTGTTTGAATACGGGATCAGCTGGGAAAACATCGCTGTGCTCTTCTATGTTGCCGGAAAGCTGGCTCTGAAG ATGGTGGAGGCTCATCTCCCCCAGTCAGTGAGGGACGTCCTGATGTGGACGGTGGACTTCTTCAGAAATAATCTGCTGGGCTGGATTCGGGACCATGGAGGATGG ATCAACAGCTTCTCAGATCTGGCGGTGGCTTCAGTGCACCAGGTCTCCTCCTTCAGCTCCAGGAGCTACGGCCGGTTCACCATCTTCATCTCTGGCTTGGTTTTAGGAAGCTTCATTACCTGGAGGCTTACCAAATCACTCTGA